A genomic stretch from Croceibacterium aestuarii includes:
- a CDS encoding aminotransferase class V-fold PLP-dependent enzyme — protein sequence MNVAATISRKADFPGLVTPAGKPWHYLDSAATAQKPRAVIDAVTKALGANYATVHRGVYSRSAEMTLGYEAARRRVAEFIGGSEDEIVFTRGATEAINLLAYSYPDKRRVLLSELEHHSNIVPWQLAGWDIDVCPLTEDGRIDLDAAADILTPDHAMVAFAHVSNVLGSVLDAGRAAELAHGVGAKLLLDGCQAVPRLPVDVAALDCDFYAFSAHKLYGPTGIGALWGRSELLAAMPPWQGGGAMIDRVTFETTTYAPAPQRFEAGTPAIVEAIGFAAACDYVANIGLDAIHAHEAKLVAMTREGLGRMNDVVLFGPDESAGIVSFAIDRIHPHDLGTILDEENVAIRAGHHCAQPLMDRLGVPATARASFGIYSDEDDVAALLRGIERTKRIFG from the coding sequence GTGAACGTCGCCGCGACCATCAGCCGCAAGGCGGACTTCCCCGGCCTCGTGACGCCAGCGGGCAAGCCCTGGCACTACCTCGATTCGGCCGCCACGGCGCAGAAGCCGCGCGCAGTGATCGATGCCGTCACGAAGGCGCTCGGCGCCAACTACGCGACGGTCCACCGCGGGGTCTATTCGCGCTCGGCCGAGATGACGCTCGGCTACGAAGCGGCGCGCCGCCGGGTTGCGGAATTCATCGGCGGGAGCGAGGACGAGATCGTCTTCACCCGCGGCGCCACCGAGGCGATCAACCTGCTGGCCTACAGCTACCCCGACAAGCGCCGCGTACTGCTGAGCGAACTCGAGCACCATTCGAACATCGTTCCCTGGCAGCTCGCCGGCTGGGACATCGACGTCTGCCCGCTGACCGAGGACGGGCGGATCGACCTCGATGCCGCCGCCGACATTCTGACGCCGGACCACGCGATGGTCGCCTTCGCGCATGTCTCGAACGTGCTCGGCTCCGTGCTTGATGCCGGGCGCGCCGCCGAGCTGGCGCATGGCGTGGGCGCCAAATTGCTCCTCGACGGCTGCCAGGCGGTCCCGCGCCTGCCGGTCGACGTTGCTGCGCTCGATTGCGACTTCTACGCCTTCTCGGCGCACAAGCTCTACGGCCCGACCGGGATCGGTGCGCTGTGGGGCCGCAGCGAACTGCTGGCCGCAATGCCACCCTGGCAGGGCGGCGGGGCGATGATCGACCGCGTGACCTTCGAGACGACGACTTACGCCCCCGCGCCGCAGCGCTTCGAGGCCGGGACCCCGGCGATCGTCGAAGCGATCGGTTTTGCCGCCGCCTGCGACTACGTGGCGAACATCGGCCTCGACGCCATTCACGCCCACGAGGCGAAGCTTGTGGCGATGACCCGCGAGGGGCTCGGACGAATGAACGATGTCGTGCTGTTCGGACCCGACGAAAGTGCAGGTATCGTCAGCTTCGCAATCGACCGAATTCATCCGCACGACCTCGGCACGATATTGGACGAAGAGAACGTGGCGATCCGCGCCGGGCATCACTGCGCCCAGCCGCTGATGGACCGGCTCGGCGTGCCCGCCACCGCCCGCGCCAGCTTCGGCATCTATTCGGACGAGGACGACGTCGCCGCCCTTCTGCGCGGGATTGAAAGGACCAAGAGGATTTTCGGCTGA
- the sufC gene encoding Fe-S cluster assembly ATPase SufC has product MLKITDLHATVGETEILRGLTLEVNAGEVHAIMGPNGAGKSTLAYVLGGRPGYEVTSGSVEFMGHDLLAMDPHERAAAGLFLGFQYPVEIPGVSNVQFLREALNAQRKARGEEPLSGGEFLKLAKEKAALLKLDMDMLKRNVNVGFSGGEKKRNEMVQMGILDPAFAVLDETDSGLDIDALKTVGEGINAIMRKGDKGVLLITHYQRLLDYVKPDFVHVLSKGRIVKSGGADLALALEREGYEAVAA; this is encoded by the coding sequence ATGCTGAAAATCACCGATCTCCACGCCACCGTCGGCGAGACCGAAATCCTCCGCGGCCTCACGCTCGAAGTGAACGCGGGCGAGGTCCACGCGATCATGGGTCCCAACGGCGCGGGCAAGTCAACGCTGGCGTATGTCCTCGGCGGCCGCCCGGGCTACGAAGTGACCTCGGGCTCGGTCGAGTTCATGGGGCACGACCTGCTCGCCATGGACCCGCACGAACGGGCCGCCGCGGGCCTGTTCCTCGGCTTCCAGTACCCGGTCGAGATTCCCGGCGTTTCCAACGTCCAGTTCCTGCGCGAGGCGCTCAACGCCCAGCGGAAGGCGCGCGGGGAAGAGCCGCTCTCGGGCGGCGAGTTCCTCAAGCTGGCGAAGGAAAAGGCCGCGCTGCTCAAGCTCGACATGGATATGCTCAAGCGCAACGTGAACGTCGGTTTCTCGGGCGGCGAGAAGAAGCGCAACGAGATGGTCCAGATGGGCATTCTCGATCCCGCCTTCGCGGTGCTCGACGAAACGGATTCGGGACTCGACATCGACGCGCTCAAGACCGTGGGCGAGGGGATCAACGCGATCATGCGCAAGGGCGACAAGGGCGTGCTGCTGATCACCCACTACCAGCGCCTGCTCGACTACGTGAAGCCCGATTTCGTCCACGTCCTGTCGAAGGGCCGGATCGTCAAGAGCGGCGGCGCCGACCTGGCGCTCGCGCTCGAACGCGAAGGCTACGAGGCGGTGGCGGCGTGA
- the sufB gene encoding Fe-S cluster assembly protein SufB, with product MTDDVDFTDRPEMDRAAREAADKAADYEFGWSSEIETDFAPKGLNEDTVRFISAKKGEPEWMLDWRLKAFRLWQDMAEPDWARVGYPPIDYQDAFYYAAPKKKEKLGSLDEVDPEILRVYEKLGIPIEEQKVLAGVEGARKVAVDAVFDSVSVATTFREELKKAGVIFLSISEAIREHPELVKKWLGKVVPQKDNFFATLNSAVFSDGTFVYIPEGVRCPMELSTYFRINAENTGQFERTLIVAEKGSYVSYLEGCTAPMRDENQLHAAVVELVAMDDAEIKYSTVQNWYPGNAEGKGGIYNFVTKRGLCQGARSKISWTQVETGSAVTWKYPSCVLNGEDSVGEFYSVAVTNNFQQADTGTKMIHNGRGSRSTIISKGISAGKSNNTYRGLVRVAANADGVRNFTQCDSLLLGDRCGAHTVPYIEVKNPTAQIEHEATTSKISDDQLFYAMQRGLGEEEAVALIVNGFAKEVLKELPMEFAVEAQKLLAISLEGSVG from the coding sequence ATGACCGACGACGTCGATTTCACCGATCGCCCCGAAATGGACAGGGCTGCGCGTGAGGCTGCCGACAAGGCCGCCGACTACGAATTCGGCTGGTCGAGCGAGATCGAAACCGACTTCGCGCCCAAGGGGCTGAACGAGGACACCGTCCGCTTCATCAGCGCCAAGAAGGGCGAGCCCGAGTGGATGCTCGACTGGCGGCTCAAGGCCTTTCGGCTCTGGCAGGACATGGCCGAGCCTGACTGGGCCAGGGTCGGCTATCCGCCGATCGATTACCAGGACGCCTTCTATTACGCCGCGCCGAAGAAGAAGGAAAAGCTCGGCAGCCTCGACGAGGTCGATCCGGAGATCCTGCGGGTCTACGAAAAGCTCGGCATCCCGATCGAAGAGCAGAAGGTGCTTGCCGGGGTCGAAGGCGCGCGCAAGGTCGCCGTCGACGCGGTGTTCGATTCGGTCAGCGTGGCGACCACCTTTCGCGAGGAGCTGAAGAAGGCCGGGGTCATCTTCCTGTCGATCAGCGAGGCGATCCGCGAGCATCCCGAGCTGGTGAAGAAGTGGCTCGGCAAGGTCGTGCCTCAGAAGGACAACTTCTTCGCCACGCTCAACAGCGCGGTCTTTTCCGACGGGACCTTCGTCTACATCCCCGAAGGGGTGCGCTGCCCGATGGAGCTGAGCACCTATTTTCGCATCAATGCCGAGAACACCGGCCAGTTCGAACGCACGCTGATCGTCGCCGAGAAGGGCAGCTACGTCAGCTACCTCGAAGGCTGCACCGCGCCGATGCGCGACGAGAACCAGCTCCACGCCGCGGTGGTCGAGCTGGTCGCAATGGACGATGCCGAGATCAAGTATTCGACTGTGCAGAACTGGTACCCCGGCAACGCCGAGGGCAAGGGCGGAATCTACAATTTCGTCACCAAGCGCGGGTTGTGCCAGGGCGCGCGCAGCAAGATCAGCTGGACCCAGGTCGAGACCGGCTCGGCCGTCACCTGGAAGTACCCATCGTGCGTGCTCAACGGCGAGGACAGCGTGGGCGAGTTCTACTCTGTCGCGGTAACCAACAACTTCCAGCAGGCCGACACCGGCACCAAGATGATCCACAACGGACGCGGCTCTCGCTCGACGATCATCTCCAAGGGCATCAGCGCCGGCAAGTCGAACAACACCTATCGCGGACTCGTCCGCGTCGCCGCCAACGCCGACGGGGTGCGCAACTTCACCCAGTGCGATTCGCTGCTGCTCGGCGACCGCTGCGGCGCCCACACCGTGCCTTACATCGAGGTCAAGAACCCGACCGCGCAGATCGAGCACGAGGCGACCACCAGCAAGATCAGCGACGACCAGCTGTTCTACGCCATGCAGCGCGGGCTGGGCGAGGAAGAGGCCGTGGCGCTGATCGTCAACGGCTTCGCGAAAGAGGTTCTGAAAGAGCTGCCGATGGAATTCGCCGTCGAGGCGCAGAAGCTCCTGGCGATCTCGCTCGAGGGGAGCGTGGGGTGA
- a CDS encoding COG4705 family protein has product MGQTRDAAAPRDAALTKVPAVTLGFWVIKILATTFGETMGDTVSMSWLGETTAAAGRSGLNGYLVGTALFGGLLALLVWLQVRARRFHPYLYWATIIVSTTAGTTLADFATRSLGVGYPGGSLLLLGLVAASLLTWHRALGTISVRSVHEPRAELYYWLTITFSQTLGTALGDWVADGPLGYLGAAEIFGGALALVAAAYFFTRANRVALFWAAFILTRPLGAVVGDFLDKPVAHGGLELSRLAASLVLGGAIVALVWLVPQRAQVRG; this is encoded by the coding sequence ATGGGACAGACACGGGATGCGGCCGCGCCGCGCGATGCCGCGCTGACCAAGGTCCCCGCGGTGACGCTGGGCTTCTGGGTCATCAAGATCCTCGCCACCACCTTCGGCGAGACGATGGGCGACACCGTCAGCATGAGCTGGCTCGGCGAAACGACGGCGGCTGCCGGCCGGTCGGGCCTCAACGGCTACCTCGTCGGCACCGCGCTGTTCGGCGGCTTGCTCGCTCTGCTCGTCTGGCTGCAAGTCCGGGCCCGGCGCTTCCACCCCTATCTCTACTGGGCGACGATCATCGTCTCGACCACCGCCGGTACGACGCTGGCCGACTTCGCCACGCGGTCGCTCGGCGTCGGCTACCCCGGCGGTTCGTTGCTCCTGCTTGGCCTCGTGGCGGCTTCGCTGCTTACCTGGCACCGCGCGCTCGGCACGATCTCGGTCCGCTCGGTGCACGAACCCAGGGCCGAGCTCTACTACTGGCTGACCATCACCTTCTCCCAGACGCTCGGCACCGCGCTTGGCGACTGGGTGGCCGACGGGCCGCTCGGCTACCTCGGCGCGGCGGAAATATTCGGCGGGGCGCTGGCGCTCGTCGCCGCGGCCTATTTCTTCACCCGCGCGAACCGCGTGGCGCTGTTCTGGGCGGCGTTCATTCTCACCCGCCCGCTGGGCGCGGTCGTCGGCGATTTCCTCGACAAGCCGGTGGCTCATGGCGGGCTCGAACTGAGCCGGCTGGCGGCATCGCTGGTGCTCGGCGGTGCGATCGTGGCGCTCGTCTGGCTCGTGCCGCAGCGCGCCCAGGTGCGCGGCTGA
- a CDS encoding SUF system Fe-S cluster assembly regulator, translating to MRLSSMADYAVVTMSAAARHCGGVRTSATELASETGLPLPTVQKVVSLLSKAGLLRGSRGAGGGLQLARPAAAISLADIVEAVEGPIALTSCVEAGKHDCALEGNCNVQPHWGLVNKTMRGALAGIPLTQLAAREPA from the coding sequence GTGCGCCTGTCCAGCATGGCCGATTATGCCGTCGTCACGATGAGCGCCGCCGCGCGCCATTGCGGCGGCGTGCGTACGTCGGCGACCGAGTTGGCGAGCGAGACCGGCCTTCCGCTGCCGACCGTACAGAAGGTCGTCAGCCTGCTCTCGAAGGCCGGATTGCTGCGCGGCTCGCGCGGGGCCGGCGGCGGGCTGCAGCTGGCGCGTCCGGCCGCGGCGATCAGCCTCGCCGACATCGTCGAGGCGGTCGAGGGTCCGATCGCGCTTACCTCCTGCGTCGAGGCAGGCAAGCACGATTGCGCGCTCGAGGGCAATTGCAACGTCCAGCCCCACTGGGGGCTGGTCAACAAGACAATGCGCGGCGCGCTGGCGGGGATTCCGCTGACGCAGCTCGCGGCAAGGGAACCGGCATGA
- a CDS encoding GNAT family N-acetyltransferase → MQTVIDPRPTPSAPHMTVELANYADPLHAADVVLLTDAYARDPMGGGEALPADVCSRLVDGLAAAPGAFSLIARVDGRPAGIANCLTGFSTFAARPLVNVHDLGVLPAYRGRGVGKALLGAIEQEAAKRGACKVTLEVLEGNQPARKLYAATGYCQYALDQATGTAQFWEKKLP, encoded by the coding sequence ATGCAAACCGTTATCGATCCCCGACCGACACCTTCCGCGCCGCACATGACCGTGGAGCTGGCCAATTACGCCGACCCGCTTCACGCCGCCGACGTGGTCCTGCTCACCGACGCCTATGCCCGCGATCCGATGGGCGGCGGCGAGGCGCTGCCGGCCGATGTCTGCAGCCGGCTGGTCGATGGCCTCGCCGCGGCGCCAGGAGCCTTCTCGCTGATCGCCCGCGTCGACGGCCGCCCGGCGGGCATCGCCAACTGCCTCACCGGGTTCTCGACGTTCGCGGCGCGCCCGCTGGTCAACGTCCACGACCTCGGCGTGCTTCCCGCCTACCGCGGACGCGGCGTCGGCAAGGCGCTTCTCGGCGCGATCGAGCAGGAAGCGGCGAAGCGCGGCGCCTGCAAGGTCACGCTCGAAGTGCTCGAAGGCAACCAGCCGGCGCGCAAGCTCTACGCCGCGACCGGCTATTGCCAGTATGCCCTTGATCAGGCGACCGGCACTGCCCAGTTCTGGGAGAAGAAACTGCCATGA
- a CDS encoding HesB/IscA family protein, producing MNEQTTTRPARPAAVVLTPAAEERIAELMAKAPEDAIGVKLSTPKRGCSGLAYSVDYVSEEAPFDEKIVTPGGTFYIDGASVLYLVGSTMDWVVDDFTAGFVFENPNAKGACGCGESFMV from the coding sequence ATGAACGAACAGACCACCACTCGTCCGGCCCGCCCCGCCGCCGTCGTCCTGACCCCCGCGGCCGAGGAGCGCATTGCCGAGCTCATGGCCAAGGCGCCCGAAGACGCCATCGGCGTCAAGCTGTCGACTCCCAAGCGCGGCTGCTCGGGCCTCGCCTATTCGGTCGACTACGTCAGCGAGGAAGCACCTTTCGACGAGAAGATCGTCACCCCCGGCGGCACGTTCTACATCGACGGCGCCAGCGTGCTCTACCTCGTCGGCAGCACGATGGACTGGGTGGTCGACGACTTCACCGCCGGCTTCGTGTTCGAAAATCCCAACGCCAAGGGCGCGTGTGGCTGCGGCGAGAGCTTCATGGTGTGA
- a CDS encoding adenosine kinase has protein sequence MTQPRYDVIAIGNAIVDVMAPCDDGLIDELGLNKGGMTLVDTDRANELYDAMGPAREISGGSAANTLAGLSAMGAQCAFIGQVAQDQLGAVFAHDIRAVGIDFDTPPRAGDPPTARCLIFVTPDAQRTMNTFLGASQYLPASALDEEAIGGARVLYLEGYLWDPEEPRAAMRRAIETARNAGREVAFTLSDAFVISRHGDDFRQLIEGGLIDILFANHVELAALTGEDDFEAGIAALEGKVPVLVVTRSEKGAVAVSGGERAEVAAEPTEVVDTTGAGDLFAAGFLYGHVNGEPLERSLRRGAIAAAEIISHYGARSEVDLAALMAEKLG, from the coding sequence ATGACCCAGCCCCGCTACGACGTAATCGCCATCGGCAACGCCATTGTCGACGTGATGGCCCCTTGCGACGATGGTCTGATCGACGAGCTCGGGCTCAACAAGGGGGGCATGACGCTGGTCGATACCGACCGGGCGAACGAACTTTACGACGCGATGGGGCCGGCACGCGAAATTTCCGGCGGTTCGGCAGCCAACACCCTCGCCGGCCTTTCCGCGATGGGCGCGCAGTGCGCGTTCATCGGCCAGGTCGCGCAGGACCAGCTCGGCGCGGTCTTCGCGCACGACATCCGAGCGGTGGGCATCGATTTCGACACCCCCCCGCGCGCCGGCGATCCGCCGACCGCGCGCTGCCTGATCTTCGTTACCCCCGACGCGCAGCGCACGATGAACACCTTCCTCGGCGCCTCGCAGTACCTGCCCGCCTCGGCGCTCGACGAAGAGGCGATCGGCGGGGCGCGGGTGCTCTACCTCGAAGGGTATCTGTGGGATCCCGAAGAGCCTCGCGCCGCGATGCGCCGGGCCATCGAGACCGCCCGCAATGCCGGGCGCGAGGTCGCCTTCACGCTCTCCGACGCTTTCGTAATCAGCCGTCACGGCGACGATTTCCGCCAGCTCATCGAGGGCGGCCTGATCGACATCCTCTTCGCCAATCACGTCGAACTCGCCGCGCTGACCGGCGAAGACGATTTCGAGGCCGGCATTGCAGCGCTCGAGGGCAAGGTCCCGGTGCTCGTCGTGACCCGCAGCGAGAAGGGCGCCGTCGCCGTCTCGGGCGGAGAGCGCGCCGAGGTCGCGGCGGAGCCGACCGAAGTGGTCGACACCACCGGCGCCGGCGACCTTTTCGCCGCCGGCTTCCTCTACGGCCACGTCAACGGCGAACCGCTCGAGCGCAGCTTGCGCCGCGGGGCCATCGCCGCGGCCGAGATCATCAGCCACTACGGCGCCCGTTCCGAAGTCGACCTCGCCGCGCTGATGGCGGAAAAGCTCGGCTAG
- a CDS encoding DUF559 domain-containing protein codes for MTARKKLSLGNVATRSEEREAADATKAWNISPARAAQLKQDARDMRRNPTEAQKVLWQRLSDKQIGYTFNREVVMGSAIVDFACKTRWLVVETGGKGDASQAAIAALSDRKLTDVGVRVMRFSDDEILTDTDRVVGAIKAELEKPFERPQLAGSAKPKPEREREQRFHRSRY; via the coding sequence GTGACCGCCCGCAAGAAACTCTCTCTCGGCAATGTCGCCACCCGCTCGGAAGAGCGTGAGGCGGCCGATGCAACGAAGGCTTGGAACATCTCGCCCGCGCGCGCCGCGCAGCTCAAGCAGGATGCACGCGACATGCGGCGCAATCCGACCGAGGCGCAGAAGGTGCTGTGGCAGCGGCTGAGCGACAAGCAGATCGGCTACACCTTCAACCGCGAAGTGGTGATGGGGAGCGCGATCGTCGATTTCGCCTGCAAGACCCGCTGGCTGGTGGTCGAGACCGGCGGCAAGGGCGACGCGTCCCAGGCCGCCATCGCCGCTTTGAGCGACCGCAAGCTGACCGACGTCGGTGTCCGGGTGATGCGCTTCAGCGACGACGAGATCCTGACGGATACCGATCGCGTGGTCGGCGCAATCAAGGCTGAACTGGAAAAGCCCTTCGAGCGTCCGCAGCTCGCCGGCTCGGCCAAGCCCAAGCCCGAGCGCGAGCGCGAGCAGCGCTTCCACCGGAGCCGGTACTGA
- a CDS encoding EI24 domain-containing protein, which produces MQAPLGLPTALLRGAGALAEGAVLRLLIKVALSTLAVFVALGGALLYALDTWLASLGVAYGAELGALAALLVTVLAGWLLFRIVALAILQFFADDVVVAVERRFYADAHSRARKLGLAEEVRIALGGAARALLANLVAAPFALALLFTGIGTAALFWAVNAWLLGRELVDMVWLRHRPTRETPAPVSRAERFLLGGAIAALMFVPFANLIAPVLGAAAATHLVHGRGRALHAV; this is translated from the coding sequence ATGCAAGCGCCCCTTGGCCTCCCGACAGCGCTGTTGCGCGGCGCCGGCGCGCTCGCCGAAGGCGCCGTGCTGCGCCTGCTGATCAAGGTCGCGCTCTCGACGCTGGCGGTGTTCGTCGCCCTTGGCGGGGCGCTGCTCTATGCCCTCGACACCTGGCTGGCTTCGCTCGGCGTCGCCTACGGCGCCGAACTGGGCGCGCTGGCTGCGCTCCTCGTCACGGTCCTCGCCGGCTGGCTGCTGTTTCGAATCGTCGCGCTCGCCATCCTGCAGTTCTTCGCCGACGACGTGGTCGTGGCCGTGGAGCGGCGCTTCTACGCCGATGCCCATTCGCGGGCGCGCAAGCTGGGGCTTGCCGAAGAGGTTCGCATCGCGCTGGGCGGCGCCGCGCGCGCCCTGCTCGCCAACCTCGTGGCTGCGCCCTTCGCGCTCGCGCTGCTGTTCACCGGCATCGGCACGGCGGCGCTGTTCTGGGCGGTCAACGCCTGGCTGCTCGGGCGCGAACTGGTCGACATGGTCTGGCTGCGCCACCGGCCGACGCGCGAAACGCCCGCGCCGGTGAGCCGGGCGGAACGGTTCCTGCTCGGCGGGGCCATCGCCGCGCTGATGTTCGTGCCTTTCGCCAACCTGATCGCGCCGGTTCTGGGCGCGGCGGCCGCCACGCACCTGGTACACGGCCGCGGGAGGGCGCTCCATGCGGTTTAG
- a CDS encoding SUF system Fe-S cluster assembly protein, whose protein sequence is MNDESKKDYIAAPPPNEVVAAVEQPPRARVDDAVEESAGAKLERKKDYLEGFLAQKPAAVSGGEPGGELYEAIVAALKEIYDPEIPVNIYDLGLIYGVEVDEEGAAQVIMTLTTPHCPVAESMPGEVELRVGAVPGVRDAEVSLVWDPPWGPDKMTDEARLELGML, encoded by the coding sequence ATGAACGACGAGAGCAAGAAGGACTACATCGCCGCGCCGCCGCCGAACGAGGTGGTCGCGGCCGTCGAACAGCCCCCGCGTGCGCGGGTCGACGATGCCGTCGAAGAGAGCGCCGGCGCCAAGCTGGAGCGCAAGAAGGACTACCTCGAAGGATTCCTCGCGCAGAAGCCGGCCGCGGTGTCCGGCGGCGAGCCGGGCGGCGAGCTCTACGAGGCGATCGTCGCGGCGCTGAAGGAAATCTACGACCCGGAAATCCCGGTCAACATCTACGATCTCGGGCTGATCTACGGCGTCGAGGTGGACGAGGAGGGCGCAGCGCAGGTCATCATGACGCTGACCACGCCGCATTGCCCGGTGGCCGAATCGATGCCCGGCGAGGTCGAGCTGCGCGTCGGCGCGGTCCCCGGCGTGCGCGATGCCGAGGTCAGCCTGGTGTGGGATCCGCCGTGGGGGCCCGACAAGATGACCGACGAAGCGCGGCTCGAACTGGGTATGCTATAA
- a CDS encoding SufD family Fe-S cluster assembly protein, with translation MTELATLPSTRDEDWRYADAEALASLTPADLDVWHDVTLAPGETRSKDLVLDDAHPGIHRVRLTVGEGARAEIFAIASAAAYTRLEIEVRLARGAHFQFGGVTIGGGDDTREFVTRVTHAEPEATSQQVVRAVHWGTATGNFLGRIEVARDAQKTDAVQDFKGLILEKGASTNAKPELEIFADDVKCAHGAAIGQMDDAAAFYMAARGLPPEAARKLLVRAFIADAFAAHSDEEAQESLLESALATLGDAV, from the coding sequence GTGACAGAACTTGCGACTCTTCCGAGCACCCGCGACGAGGACTGGCGCTACGCCGATGCCGAGGCGCTGGCGTCGCTGACGCCGGCCGACCTCGACGTCTGGCATGACGTTACCCTCGCGCCGGGCGAGACGCGCTCGAAGGACCTGGTGCTCGACGACGCGCATCCCGGCATTCACCGCGTCCGCCTGACCGTGGGCGAGGGCGCGCGGGCGGAGATTTTCGCGATTGCTTCGGCAGCGGCCTACACCCGGCTCGAAATCGAGGTCCGACTGGCAAGGGGCGCGCACTTCCAGTTCGGCGGCGTGACCATCGGCGGCGGGGACGACACCCGCGAATTCGTCACCCGCGTCACCCATGCCGAGCCCGAGGCGACCAGTCAGCAGGTCGTGCGCGCGGTCCATTGGGGCACCGCAACCGGCAATTTCCTCGGCCGCATCGAGGTTGCCCGCGATGCGCAGAAGACCGACGCGGTGCAGGACTTCAAGGGCCTGATCCTCGAAAAGGGCGCGAGCACCAACGCCAAGCCCGAACTCGAAATCTTCGCCGACGACGTCAAGTGCGCCCACGGCGCGGCGATCGGCCAGATGGACGATGCCGCGGCGTTCTACATGGCGGCGCGCGGGCTGCCGCCCGAAGCGGCCAGGAAGCTGCTGGTGCGCGCCTTCATCGCCGACGCTTTCGCCGCTCATTCCGATGAAGAAGCGCAGGAATCCCTGCTCGAATCCGCGCTTGCGACGCTGGGAGACGCGGTGTGA
- a CDS encoding quinone-dependent dihydroorotate dehydrogenase, which produces MLYRMLRPALFMLDAERAHRLTIDLLRLGTGTAFTPEPRSTPELETVIGGLRFPNPVGLAAGFDKDAEVFGPSLAMGFSFVEVGTLTPLPQKGNPAPRLFRLVEDRAVINRMGFNNAGQEAALGRLEKRYRTRGIVGVNVGANKDSPDRIADYVKGVRTMAPVADFLTINISSPNTPGLRGLQDEGALDELLAEVMQAGAKKPVFLKVAPDLAEGDPERITRAAIDHGVGAIIVSNTTVSRPPLKSRHAGEAGGLSGAPLKPLALEALRQFRRASGGALPLVGVGGIASPEDAWARIRAGASLVQLYSAMVYEGPGIARRIVRGLEGLMRRDGFASLAEAVGSE; this is translated from the coding sequence ATGCTCTACCGGATGCTCCGTCCCGCGCTGTTCATGCTCGACGCCGAACGGGCGCATCGCCTCACGATCGACCTGCTGCGCCTCGGGACAGGCACCGCGTTCACTCCCGAGCCGCGATCGACGCCGGAACTGGAGACGGTGATCGGCGGGCTCCGTTTCCCCAACCCGGTCGGCCTGGCGGCGGGTTTCGACAAGGATGCCGAGGTGTTCGGGCCCTCGCTCGCCATGGGTTTCAGCTTCGTCGAAGTCGGCACCCTCACGCCGCTGCCGCAGAAGGGCAACCCCGCGCCGCGGCTGTTCCGGCTGGTCGAGGACCGGGCGGTGATCAACCGGATGGGGTTCAACAATGCCGGACAGGAAGCGGCGCTGGGCCGGCTCGAGAAGCGCTATCGCACGCGCGGGATCGTCGGGGTCAATGTCGGTGCGAACAAGGACAGCCCCGACCGCATCGCCGATTACGTCAAGGGCGTCCGGACGATGGCGCCTGTCGCGGATTTTCTGACCATCAATATCAGCTCGCCGAACACGCCGGGCCTGCGCGGCCTGCAAGACGAGGGGGCACTCGACGAGTTGCTTGCCGAGGTGATGCAGGCCGGCGCCAAGAAGCCGGTCTTCCTGAAGGTCGCGCCCGATCTCGCCGAGGGCGATCCCGAACGCATTACCCGCGCCGCCATCGACCATGGCGTCGGCGCGATCATCGTCTCGAACACGACCGTATCGCGCCCGCCGCTCAAGTCGCGCCACGCGGGCGAAGCCGGCGGCTTGTCGGGCGCTCCCTTGAAGCCGCTCGCGCTCGAGGCGCTTCGGCAGTTTCGCCGCGCGAGCGGCGGCGCGCTGCCGCTCGTCGGCGTCGGCGGAATCGCCAGTCCCGAGGACGCCTGGGCGCGGATCCGCGCCGGGGCGAGCCTGGTGCAGCTGTACAGCGCGATGGTCTACGAAGG